Proteins found in one Drosophila innubila isolate TH190305 chromosome X, UK_Dinn_1.0, whole genome shotgun sequence genomic segment:
- the LOC117793787 gene encoding rho GTPase-activating protein 190 isoform X5: MRQFNISVIGLSGTEKDRGQVGVGKSCLCNRFMRPMADDYFIDHISVLSQSDFSGRIVNNDHFLYWGEVRKTTDEGVEYNFNIIEQTEFMDDSTFQAFKVGKMDPYSKRCTATKVFSAEKLMYICKNQLGIEKEYEQKVMPDGRLSIDGFVVVFDVSPVPNRSVEKQVEFVQNVIANILKNKKPLVLVTTKNDDAYELYVREAEKISQRKDYKSTVQLIETSAHESINIDMAFLMLAQMIDKVKNRVKIISYQESAKSRKELLDIRSEAVTRLIRNQITDYHILWSQGSKMLSQYREWNEFLNIFGHEAGQKLFRRHMKKLRDDHLNKKLHQYLDKFALALEYLLPDISALNISDDDAWECARNYLQTHIEFEQYFFECPQATWTELLDMDEAEDESRIPFDVLETNEAETVFRNYLNSVQQDKKKIGWKQQFKMLLEESGFVTPGKQLSEVRVLFMGRECFEALSEHDCQQIYDIHQDEIIEKSKQNFVELLLEHAQYFLQFKNVDIITQEDVRQITDVIQEDSRYKMLDRLDQERRVMLVQHLRFIHCPIRDHCPFFNNCVDNLIEEVLSDKSAGNHKSHGGGPVVVGGGWKTTGNGSDRTLNLLIVGSEHLASDLLNDIRICTGSKGEYIYENQTYYLNYRIANGDMEAFKAIDVYSSGLICVYSNQQSFETLKDNLERTLLCNLELEDKFENLPIVLVYQPQDLKENEVEYLRSEGMRLSEMLHCDFIDHTQNHQKYVYDILNIVILSLKLSEMKSYEPYPSSNHTDLRILVCIYCGDQYDIENIVQPLIAESTMVKANEHCIIVDVFIGDAKRRVEFILSSYHGTNQYRDELIHGYIYIYSAKRRSSLANLNILAAQNANIPLQIVAVTESGGVNAFFNNEICQFLITEGNALADRFKGSFMTFSADQYVKFAFYNPFLKTAWDNKYEVENLHVEESITLDSGEGTLENSVNQMPRPPPRHESYMLSNTLGTDGSGSENYEMLPTRSLNSLNEERDISLDEIYDDNNEKPKHLHQRFQIFPPPTTPPEPAPPDHQLITCTYKSQFVSASESSLEEITSDVSGSKDSLATHDAEWLEDKNDPRRNMNKNSIWNNFSGSTHAYTTGRRHIDSNLNKIRPKGPSQTLKVGEAPSRNNCAMSSSTFTLPTQQPGKLNMKNFQLVSDAVAKMNFSSSGSGSMAESYLAGCDGGGEKDAKRYDHAQLDGEDEDSEELAEYEQIYENEDCTESDSCASSTERRVRQQNAYYKANKKAATTKKNKKKKVAIPVQTPRVPPFGAYVSPPEIPSHYQRMAAVAAAGEKKKAEAGVIPDFMKSDKSPEYSMVPELTAAGIFGAENLPEFNMNAKCLKDFEKLEKRRIKEETARLRKLQEKEKEQEKKLKRKLKQNAKGLTETTEAQFGKLMITSDKDEIPIFLIKCVEFIEKEGLDSEGIYRVPGSRAHVDMLFQRFEEDTNTIIDVLDIPVNAVATALKDFFSKRLPPLFSKDIIKELEEIAGSRGVGSSKLNVEVKTDRSCRLIALKSLLQKLPPINFAILKYIFQHFVHVSDNSKLNSMDSKNLAICWWPTLIPIDFTDMGHFEQLRPYLEDIVQTMIDQFPYLFCGKDAFVMV, encoded by the exons ATGCGTCAATTCAACATTTCGGTCATTGGACTATCCGGGACCGAAAAGGATCGCGGCCAAGTTGGAGTTGGCAAATCATGTTTGTGCAACAGATTTATGCGGCCAATGGCCGATGATTATTTTATAGATCACATATCAGTGTTAAGTCAGAGTGATTTTAGTGGACGGATTGTGAATAATGATCACTTTCTATATTGGGGCGAGGTGCGAAAGACAACGGATGAGGGTgttgaatataatttcaatatcatTGAACAGACCGAGTTCATGGACGATTCCACATTCCAGGCCTTTAAGGTTGGCAAAATGGATCCATATTCGAAACGTTGCACCGCCACAAAAGTATTCTCGGCGGAGAAATTAATGTACATATGCAAGAATCAATTGGGCATCGAAAAGGAATACGAACAGAAAGTAATGCCCGATGGCAGATTAAGTATTgatggttttgttgttgtatttgatGTGAGTCCGGTGCCAAATCGTAGTGTTGAAAAGCAGGTGGAATTTGTTCAAAATGTCATTGCCAACATATTGAAGAATAAGAAGCCTTTGGTTTTGGTCACCACCAAAAATGATGATGCCTATGAGCTGTATGTACGGGAAGCGGAGAAGATCAGTCAAAGGAAAGATTATAAAAGCACTGTTCAATTAATTGAGACATCGGCACATGAGAGTATTAACATTGATATGGCGTTCCTCATGCTCGCCCAGATGATTGACAAGGTTAAGAATCGTGTCAAGATCATTTCATATCAGGAATCAGCGAAATCGCGTAAAGAACTTCTCGATATTCGATCGGAAGCTGTGACGCGTTTAATTCGTAATCAAATCACTGACTATCACATATTGTGGTCACAGGGATCAAAGATGCTATCGCAATATCGCGAATGGAACGAGTTCCTCAACATATTCGGACACGAGGCCGGACAGAAGCTATTCCGTCGTCATATGAAAAAACTCCGTGACGATCATCTCAACAAGAAACTCCATCAATATTTGGATAAATTCGCATTGGCATTGGAATATCTATTGCCCGATATCAGTGCCCTCAACATTAGCGATGATGATGCTTGGGAATGTGCCCGCAATTATTTACAAACGCACATTGAATTCGAGCAGTATTTCTTTGAGTGCCCGCAGGCAACTTGGACCGAGCTGTTGGACATGGATGAGGCCGAGGATGAGTCACGGATTCCCTTTGATGTCCTTGAGACAAACGAGGCGGAGACTGTCTTCCGCAATTACTTGAACTCTGTGCAGCAGGACAAAAAGAAAATCGG ATGGAAACAACAGTTCAAGATGCTGCTGGAGGAATCGGGTTTTGTGACGCCCGGCAAACAATTGTCGGAGGTGCGAGTGTTGTTTATGGGTAGAGAATGCTTTGAGGCGTTATCGGAGCACGATTGCCAACAGATTTATGATATACATCAGGATGAGATTATTGAGAAGAGTAAACAGAATTTCGTTGAACTATTGCTGGAGCACGCACAATATTTTCTACAGTTCAAGAATGTGGACATTATCACCCAAGAGGATGTGCGACAAATTACCGATGTTATACAAGAGGATTCACGCTATAAAATGCTCGATCGTCTCGATCAGGAGCGACGTGTTATGCTCGTTCAACATTTGCGATTTATTCATTGCCCCATTCGAGATCATTGTCCGTTCTTCAACAATTGTGTGGATAATCTGATTGAGGAGGTACTCTCAGATAAATCAGCTGGCAATCACAAGTCACATGGTGGTGGACCTGTCGTCGTCGGTGGCGGTTGGAAGACAACTGGCAATGGCAGTGATCGTACATTGAATCTACTTATTGTTGGCTCCGAGCATTTGGCCAGCGATCTTCTTAATGATATTCGCATCTGTACGGGCAGCAAGGGCGAGTATATCTACGAGAATCAAACATATTATCTTAATTATCGCATTGCCAATGGCGACATGGAGGCTTTCAAGGCAATCGATGTCTACTCAAGCG GTCTTATTTGTGTGTACTCGAATCAGCAATCGTTTGAAACGCTCAAGGATAATTTGGAAAGAACATTGCTTTGCAATCTAGAGCTGGAGGATAAGTTTGAGAATTTGCCAATTGTGCTGGTTTATCAGCCGCAAGATTTAAAAGAGAACGAAGTGGAGTATCTGAGAAGCGAAGGGATGCGTCTATCTGAAATGTTGCATTGCGATTTTATCGATCATACGCAAAATCATCAGAAATACGTCTACGATATACTCAACATTGTCATTTTGTCATTGAAACTGAGTGAAATGAAGAGCTATGAGCCATATCCATCGTCCAATCACACAGATCTGCGTATTCTTGTCTGCATCTACTGTGGCGATCAATATGATATTGAGAACATTGTCCAACCTCTGATTGCGGAGTCAACAATGGTCAAGGCCAATGAGCATTGCATTATTGTGGATGTGTTTATTGGAGATGCCAAGCGGAGGGTTGAGTTTATACTCTCATCGTATCATGGCACTAATCAATATCGTGATGAGCTTATTCATGgctatatttacatttattcgGCCAAAAGACGCTCCTCTCTGGCGAATCTCAA CATTTTGGCCGCTCAAAATGCCAACATTCCATTGCAAATAGTCGCTGTGACGGAGAGCGGCGGTGtcaatgcattttttaataatgagATTTGCCAATTTCTCATTACCGAGGGCAACGCTTTGGCAGATCGTTTCAAGGGTAGCTTCATGACCTTCTCGGCCGATCAATATGTCAAGT TCGCTTTTTATAATCCATTCCTGAAGACCGCCTGGGACAACAAGTACGAGGTGGAGAATCTGCATGTGGAGGAGTCAATTACTTTAGATTCGGGCGAGGGTACACTTGAGAATTCGGTTAAtcaaatgccacgcccaccgccCAGACACGAGAGCTATATGCTGTCCAATACGCTCGGCACCGATGGTTCCGGCAGTGAGAATTATGAAATGCTTCCTACACGATCTCTCAACTCATTAAATG aaGAAAGAGATATATCTTTAGATGAAATCTATGATGACAACAACGAAAAACCCAAACACCTGCATCAAA GATTCCAGATATTCCCTCCTCCAACAACTCCTCCAGAGCCAGCCCCTCCAGATCATCAGCTCATTACATGCACATATAAGAGTCAATTCGTTTCGgcttcagaatcaagtttggAAGAAATAACAT CGGATGTCAGCGGGTCTAAGGATTCATTGGCCACCCATGATGCAG AATGGCTGGAGGATAAGAATGATCCGAGACGGAATATGAACAAGAATTCGATTTGGAATAATTTTAGTGGATCGACGCATGCGTATACAACCGGAAGGCGGCATATTGATTCCAATTTGAATAAGATACGTCCAAAGGGGCCAAGCCAAACGCTGAAGGTGGGTGAAGCGCCCAGTCGAAACAACTGTGCCATGAGCTCCTCAACATTCACGCTGCCCACACAGCAACCAGGCAAATTGAACATGAAGAACTTTCAGTTGGTCAGCGATGCCGTTGCCAAGATGAATTTTAGCAGCAGTGGAAGCGGTAGCATGGCCGAATCATATTTGGCCGGATGTGATGGTGGAGGTGAGAAGGATGCCAAGCGATATGATCATGCTCAGCTTGATGGCGAGGATGAGGATTCCGAGGAATTGGCCGAATATGagcaaatttatgaaaatgaaG aCTGCACCGAGTCGGATAGCTGTGCCAGCTCAACGGAGCGTCGTGTCCGTCAACAGAATGCGTATTACAAGGCCAACAAGAAGGCGGCCACCACCAAGaagaacaaaaagaagaaggtCGCCATTCCAGTGCAAACGCCACGTGTTCCGCCATTTGGCGCCTACGTCAGTCCGCCAGAGATACCGTCACACTATCAACGCATGGCCGCCGTTGCAGCTGCAGGTGAGAAAA AAAAAGCCGAGGCTGGCGTTATTCCCGATTTTATGAAGAGCGACAAGTCGCCCGAG TATTCGATGGTGCCAGAATTGACGGCAGCTGGAATTTTCGGTGCCGAAAATTTGCCGGAATTCAATATGAATGCCAAATGCTTAAAGGATTTTGAGAAATTGGAGAAGCGTCGCATCAAAGAGGAGACGGCACGTCTGCGCAAACTGCAGGAGAAGGAAAAGGAGCAGGAGAAGAAGCTCAAGCGAAAGCTCAAACAGAACGCCAAGGGTTTAACCGAAACAACAGAGGCGCAATTTGGCAAACTTATGATCACATCGGACAAGGATGAAATTCCCATATTCCTTATCAAATGCGTTGAGTTCATTGAGAAGGAAGGACTCGATTCGGAGGGAATCTATCGTGTGCCAGGAAGTAGAGCACACGTCGATATGCTCTTTCAACGCTTTGAGGAGG ATACCAATACAATTATTGATGTCCTGGATATTCCGGTGAATGCGGTCGCCACAGCGCTCAAGGATTTCTTTTCGAAACGTTTGCCGCCGCTTTTCAGCAAGGATATCATCAAGGAACTAGAAGAAATAGCCG GTTCACGTGGCGTCGGCTCTTCAAAACTGAACGTGGAGGTGAAAACCGATCGTAGCTGCCGTTTGATAGCTTTAAAATCATTGCTACAGAAACTACCACCCATCAATTTTGCCATACTCAAATACATATTCCAGCACTTTGTGCA cgTCTCGGATAACTCCAAGTTGAATAGCATGGATAGCAAGAATTTGGCCATTTGCTGGTGGCCCACATTGATACCCATTGATTTTACCGACATGGGGCATTTTGAGCAGCTGCGTCCGTATTTGGAGGATATTGTCCAGACGATGATCGATCAATTCCCGTATCTATTTTGCGGCAAAGATGCTTTTGTTATGGTCTAG
- the LOC117793787 gene encoding rho GTPase-activating protein 190 isoform X2 yields MRQFNISVIGLSGTEKDRGQVGVGKSCLCNRFMRPMADDYFIDHISVLSQSDFSGRIVNNDHFLYWGEVRKTTDEGVEYNFNIIEQTEFMDDSTFQAFKVGKMDPYSKRCTATKVFSAEKLMYICKNQLGIEKEYEQKVMPDGRLSIDGFVVVFDVSPVPNRSVEKQVEFVQNVIANILKNKKPLVLVTTKNDDAYELYVREAEKISQRKDYKSTVQLIETSAHESINIDMAFLMLAQMIDKVKNRVKIISYQESAKSRKELLDIRSEAVTRLIRNQITDYHILWSQGSKMLSQYREWNEFLNIFGHEAGQKLFRRHMKKLRDDHLNKKLHQYLDKFALALEYLLPDISALNISDDDAWECARNYLQTHIEFEQYFFECPQATWTELLDMDEAEDESRIPFDVLETNEAETVFRNYLNSVQQDKKKIGWKQQFKMLLEESGFVTPGKQLSEVRVLFMGRECFEALSEHDCQQIYDIHQDEIIEKSKQNFVELLLEHAQYFLQFKNVDIITQEDVRQITDVIQEDSRYKMLDRLDQERRVMLVQHLRFIHCPIRDHCPFFNNCVDNLIEEVLSDKSAGNHKSHGGGPVVVGGGWKTTGNGSDRTLNLLIVGSEHLASDLLNDIRICTGSKGEYIYENQTYYLNYRIANGDMEAFKAIDVYSSGLICVYSNQQSFETLKDNLERTLLCNLELEDKFENLPIVLVYQPQDLKENEVEYLRSEGMRLSEMLHCDFIDHTQNHQKYVYDILNIVILSLKLSEMKSYEPYPSSNHTDLRILVCIYCGDQYDIENIVQPLIAESTMVKANEHCIIVDVFIGDAKRRVEFILSSYHGTNQYRDELIHGYIYIYSAKRRSSLANLNILAAQNANIPLQIVAVTESGGVNAFFNNEICQFLITEGNALADRFKGSFMTFSADQYVKFAFYNPFLKTAWDNKYEVENLHVEESITLDSGEGTLENSVNQMPRPPPRHESYMLSNTLGTDGSGSENYEMLPTRSLNSLNEERDISLDEIYDDNNEKPKHLHQKWLEDKNDPRRNMNKNSIWNNFSGSTHAYTTGRRHIDSNLNKIRPKGPSQTLKVGEAPSRNNCAMSSSTFTLPTQQPGKLNMKNFQLVSDAVAKMNFSSSGSGSMAESYLAGCDGGGEKDAKRYDHAQLDGEDEDSEELAEYEQIYENEDCTESDSCASSTERRVRQQNAYYKANKKAATTKKNKKKKVAIPVQTPRVPPFGAYVSPPEIPSHYQRMAAVAAAEKAEAGVIPDFMKSDKSPEYSMVPELTAAGIFGAENLPEFNMNAKCLKDFEKLEKRRIKEETARLRKLQEKEKEQEKKLKRKLKQNAKGLTETTEAQFGKLMITSDKDEIPIFLIKCVEFIEKEGLDSEGIYRVPGSRAHVDMLFQRFEEDTNTIIDVLDIPVNAVATALKDFFSKRLPPLFSKDIIKELEEIAGSRGVGSSKLNVEVKTDRSCRLIALKSLLQKLPPINFAILKYIFQHFVHVSDNSKLNSMDSKNLAICWWPTLIPIDFTDMGHFEQLRPYLEDIVQTMIDQFPYLFCGKDAFVMV; encoded by the exons ATGCGTCAATTCAACATTTCGGTCATTGGACTATCCGGGACCGAAAAGGATCGCGGCCAAGTTGGAGTTGGCAAATCATGTTTGTGCAACAGATTTATGCGGCCAATGGCCGATGATTATTTTATAGATCACATATCAGTGTTAAGTCAGAGTGATTTTAGTGGACGGATTGTGAATAATGATCACTTTCTATATTGGGGCGAGGTGCGAAAGACAACGGATGAGGGTgttgaatataatttcaatatcatTGAACAGACCGAGTTCATGGACGATTCCACATTCCAGGCCTTTAAGGTTGGCAAAATGGATCCATATTCGAAACGTTGCACCGCCACAAAAGTATTCTCGGCGGAGAAATTAATGTACATATGCAAGAATCAATTGGGCATCGAAAAGGAATACGAACAGAAAGTAATGCCCGATGGCAGATTAAGTATTgatggttttgttgttgtatttgatGTGAGTCCGGTGCCAAATCGTAGTGTTGAAAAGCAGGTGGAATTTGTTCAAAATGTCATTGCCAACATATTGAAGAATAAGAAGCCTTTGGTTTTGGTCACCACCAAAAATGATGATGCCTATGAGCTGTATGTACGGGAAGCGGAGAAGATCAGTCAAAGGAAAGATTATAAAAGCACTGTTCAATTAATTGAGACATCGGCACATGAGAGTATTAACATTGATATGGCGTTCCTCATGCTCGCCCAGATGATTGACAAGGTTAAGAATCGTGTCAAGATCATTTCATATCAGGAATCAGCGAAATCGCGTAAAGAACTTCTCGATATTCGATCGGAAGCTGTGACGCGTTTAATTCGTAATCAAATCACTGACTATCACATATTGTGGTCACAGGGATCAAAGATGCTATCGCAATATCGCGAATGGAACGAGTTCCTCAACATATTCGGACACGAGGCCGGACAGAAGCTATTCCGTCGTCATATGAAAAAACTCCGTGACGATCATCTCAACAAGAAACTCCATCAATATTTGGATAAATTCGCATTGGCATTGGAATATCTATTGCCCGATATCAGTGCCCTCAACATTAGCGATGATGATGCTTGGGAATGTGCCCGCAATTATTTACAAACGCACATTGAATTCGAGCAGTATTTCTTTGAGTGCCCGCAGGCAACTTGGACCGAGCTGTTGGACATGGATGAGGCCGAGGATGAGTCACGGATTCCCTTTGATGTCCTTGAGACAAACGAGGCGGAGACTGTCTTCCGCAATTACTTGAACTCTGTGCAGCAGGACAAAAAGAAAATCGG ATGGAAACAACAGTTCAAGATGCTGCTGGAGGAATCGGGTTTTGTGACGCCCGGCAAACAATTGTCGGAGGTGCGAGTGTTGTTTATGGGTAGAGAATGCTTTGAGGCGTTATCGGAGCACGATTGCCAACAGATTTATGATATACATCAGGATGAGATTATTGAGAAGAGTAAACAGAATTTCGTTGAACTATTGCTGGAGCACGCACAATATTTTCTACAGTTCAAGAATGTGGACATTATCACCCAAGAGGATGTGCGACAAATTACCGATGTTATACAAGAGGATTCACGCTATAAAATGCTCGATCGTCTCGATCAGGAGCGACGTGTTATGCTCGTTCAACATTTGCGATTTATTCATTGCCCCATTCGAGATCATTGTCCGTTCTTCAACAATTGTGTGGATAATCTGATTGAGGAGGTACTCTCAGATAAATCAGCTGGCAATCACAAGTCACATGGTGGTGGACCTGTCGTCGTCGGTGGCGGTTGGAAGACAACTGGCAATGGCAGTGATCGTACATTGAATCTACTTATTGTTGGCTCCGAGCATTTGGCCAGCGATCTTCTTAATGATATTCGCATCTGTACGGGCAGCAAGGGCGAGTATATCTACGAGAATCAAACATATTATCTTAATTATCGCATTGCCAATGGCGACATGGAGGCTTTCAAGGCAATCGATGTCTACTCAAGCG GTCTTATTTGTGTGTACTCGAATCAGCAATCGTTTGAAACGCTCAAGGATAATTTGGAAAGAACATTGCTTTGCAATCTAGAGCTGGAGGATAAGTTTGAGAATTTGCCAATTGTGCTGGTTTATCAGCCGCAAGATTTAAAAGAGAACGAAGTGGAGTATCTGAGAAGCGAAGGGATGCGTCTATCTGAAATGTTGCATTGCGATTTTATCGATCATACGCAAAATCATCAGAAATACGTCTACGATATACTCAACATTGTCATTTTGTCATTGAAACTGAGTGAAATGAAGAGCTATGAGCCATATCCATCGTCCAATCACACAGATCTGCGTATTCTTGTCTGCATCTACTGTGGCGATCAATATGATATTGAGAACATTGTCCAACCTCTGATTGCGGAGTCAACAATGGTCAAGGCCAATGAGCATTGCATTATTGTGGATGTGTTTATTGGAGATGCCAAGCGGAGGGTTGAGTTTATACTCTCATCGTATCATGGCACTAATCAATATCGTGATGAGCTTATTCATGgctatatttacatttattcgGCCAAAAGACGCTCCTCTCTGGCGAATCTCAA CATTTTGGCCGCTCAAAATGCCAACATTCCATTGCAAATAGTCGCTGTGACGGAGAGCGGCGGTGtcaatgcattttttaataatgagATTTGCCAATTTCTCATTACCGAGGGCAACGCTTTGGCAGATCGTTTCAAGGGTAGCTTCATGACCTTCTCGGCCGATCAATATGTCAAGT TCGCTTTTTATAATCCATTCCTGAAGACCGCCTGGGACAACAAGTACGAGGTGGAGAATCTGCATGTGGAGGAGTCAATTACTTTAGATTCGGGCGAGGGTACACTTGAGAATTCGGTTAAtcaaatgccacgcccaccgccCAGACACGAGAGCTATATGCTGTCCAATACGCTCGGCACCGATGGTTCCGGCAGTGAGAATTATGAAATGCTTCCTACACGATCTCTCAACTCATTAAATG aaGAAAGAGATATATCTTTAGATGAAATCTATGATGACAACAACGAAAAACCCAAACACCTGCATCAAA AATGGCTGGAGGATAAGAATGATCCGAGACGGAATATGAACAAGAATTCGATTTGGAATAATTTTAGTGGATCGACGCATGCGTATACAACCGGAAGGCGGCATATTGATTCCAATTTGAATAAGATACGTCCAAAGGGGCCAAGCCAAACGCTGAAGGTGGGTGAAGCGCCCAGTCGAAACAACTGTGCCATGAGCTCCTCAACATTCACGCTGCCCACACAGCAACCAGGCAAATTGAACATGAAGAACTTTCAGTTGGTCAGCGATGCCGTTGCCAAGATGAATTTTAGCAGCAGTGGAAGCGGTAGCATGGCCGAATCATATTTGGCCGGATGTGATGGTGGAGGTGAGAAGGATGCCAAGCGATATGATCATGCTCAGCTTGATGGCGAGGATGAGGATTCCGAGGAATTGGCCGAATATGagcaaatttatgaaaatgaaG aCTGCACCGAGTCGGATAGCTGTGCCAGCTCAACGGAGCGTCGTGTCCGTCAACAGAATGCGTATTACAAGGCCAACAAGAAGGCGGCCACCACCAAGaagaacaaaaagaagaaggtCGCCATTCCAGTGCAAACGCCACGTGTTCCGCCATTTGGCGCCTACGTCAGTCCGCCAGAGATACCGTCACACTATCAACGCATGGCCGCCGTTGCAGCTGCAG AAAAAGCCGAGGCTGGCGTTATTCCCGATTTTATGAAGAGCGACAAGTCGCCCGAG TATTCGATGGTGCCAGAATTGACGGCAGCTGGAATTTTCGGTGCCGAAAATTTGCCGGAATTCAATATGAATGCCAAATGCTTAAAGGATTTTGAGAAATTGGAGAAGCGTCGCATCAAAGAGGAGACGGCACGTCTGCGCAAACTGCAGGAGAAGGAAAAGGAGCAGGAGAAGAAGCTCAAGCGAAAGCTCAAACAGAACGCCAAGGGTTTAACCGAAACAACAGAGGCGCAATTTGGCAAACTTATGATCACATCGGACAAGGATGAAATTCCCATATTCCTTATCAAATGCGTTGAGTTCATTGAGAAGGAAGGACTCGATTCGGAGGGAATCTATCGTGTGCCAGGAAGTAGAGCACACGTCGATATGCTCTTTCAACGCTTTGAGGAGG ATACCAATACAATTATTGATGTCCTGGATATTCCGGTGAATGCGGTCGCCACAGCGCTCAAGGATTTCTTTTCGAAACGTTTGCCGCCGCTTTTCAGCAAGGATATCATCAAGGAACTAGAAGAAATAGCCG GTTCACGTGGCGTCGGCTCTTCAAAACTGAACGTGGAGGTGAAAACCGATCGTAGCTGCCGTTTGATAGCTTTAAAATCATTGCTACAGAAACTACCACCCATCAATTTTGCCATACTCAAATACATATTCCAGCACTTTGTGCA cgTCTCGGATAACTCCAAGTTGAATAGCATGGATAGCAAGAATTTGGCCATTTGCTGGTGGCCCACATTGATACCCATTGATTTTACCGACATGGGGCATTTTGAGCAGCTGCGTCCGTATTTGGAGGATATTGTCCAGACGATGATCGATCAATTCCCGTATCTATTTTGCGGCAAAGATGCTTTTGTTATGGTCTAG